A window of the Brassica napus cultivar Da-Ae chromosome C5, Da-Ae, whole genome shotgun sequence genome harbors these coding sequences:
- the LOC106418396 gene encoding probable methyltransferase At1g27930 encodes MSNLIPPEKRWIITTVLLAGLVGGALLFTSFLRAADDAFFLCSTASAKSRAVAAAADYAATPIQLQAIVHYATSTVVPQQNMAEISISFNVLKELAPANFLVFGLGRDSLMWASLNPRGKTLFLEEDLEWFQKVTKDSPFLRAHHVRYRTQLQEADRLLRSYKTEPSCFPAKSYLRGNERCKLALTGLPDEFYDTEWDLIMVDAPKGYFAEAPGRMAAIYSAAVMARNRKKPGVTHVFLHDVNRRVEKTFANEFLCRKYRVHAAGRLWHFAIPPVAANATIDGGDYRFC; translated from the coding sequence atgagCAACTTAATCCCACCGGAGAAACGATGGATCATCACCACCGTATTACTAGCCGGTCTAGTAGGCGGCGCTCTACTCTTCACAAGCTTCTTACGAGCCGCGGACGACGCTTTCTTCCTCTGCTCCACCGCGAGCGCCAAAAGCCGAGCTGTAGCCGCGGCGGCCGATTACGCAGCTACACCGATCCAGCTCCAAGCCATCGTCCACTACGCGACCTCCACCGTGGTCCCACAGCAGAACATGGCGGAGATCTCGATCTCTTTCAACGTCTTGAAAGAGCTAGCTCCGGCCAACTTCCTCGTCTTCGGGCTGGGCCGTGACTCGCTCATGTGGGCTTCTCTCAACCCACGGGGCAAAACGCTGTTCCTCGAGGAAGATCTCGAGTGGTTTCAGAAAGTGACCAAAGACTCCCCTTTCCTCCGTGCGCATCACGTGCGTTACAGGACGCAGCTACAAGAAGCCGACAGGCTTCTACGCTCTTACAAAACGGAGCCGAGCTGTTTCCCGGCGAAATCGTATCTCCGAGGGAACGAGCGTTGCAAGCTCGCTCTCACGGGACTTCCTGATGAGTTCTACGATACGGAGTGGGATCTGATTATGGTCGACGCTCCTAAAGGCTACTTCGCCGAAGCTCCGGGAAGAATGGCGGCGATTTACTCGGCGGCGGTTATGGCTAGGAACAGGAAGAAACCTGGAGTCACTCACGTGTTCTTGCACGATGTTAACCGGAGGGTGGAGAAGACTTTCGCCAACGAGTTTTTATGCCGGAAGTATAGAGTTCATGCCGCCGGGAGGTTGTGGCATTTCGCGATTCCTCCGGTGGCTGCAAACGCTACAATCGACGGTGGCGATTACAGGTTTTGTTAA
- the LOC106417675 gene encoding 65-kDa microtubule-associated protein 8, which produces MGSLQTPIGMRSSSLLDMSCGYLLKELQMIWDEVGEDKFEREKVLLDIEQECVEAYRRKVDHANISRSRLHQELAESEAELTHLLLCLGERSVPGRPEKKEGTLREQLDAIAPALREMRLRKDERVKQVRSVKGEIQKISAEIAGRSTYEESSTNIKIDDNDLSIKKLEEYQNELHRLHDEKNERLQKVEIYICAIRDLSATMETEASMIITKIHPSLNDLYGISKNISDDILKKLNGTVVSLEEEKQNRLEKIHHLGRALSNLWNLMDASYEDRQKFSHVIELLSFEPSDVCAPGSITSGIIQQAEAEVKRLDQLKASKTKELFLKKQKELETTCNISHMETPSTEVGDIINLVDSGEIDHVELLNAMDEKIARAKEEAASRKVIIEKVDRWMLARDEERWLEEYDQDENRYSVSRNAHRNLRRAERARKEVSKITGLVESILVKTKSWEEERQKVFLYNEEPLVAMLQEYSNLRQEKEVEKLRLREKKKIIPPPVAQQDNFYVARPASSNRRISNRSINGGYGSASPLNRKLSRGFNNNTNYTALGTSLRRESSVIIKNTWP; this is translated from the exons ATGGGTTCCCTTCAGACACCTATAGGCATGAGAAGCTCCTCATTGTTAGATATGTCCTGCGGATATTTGCTCAAAGAGTTACAG ATGATATGGGATGAAGTTGGAGAAGATAAgtttgagagagagaaagtgttACTCGATATTGAGCAGGAATGTGTAGAGGCTTACCGTAGAAAAGTTGACCATGCCAATATCTCTAGGTCTCGTCTACATCAAGAGCTTGCCGAATCTGAAGCTGAACTCACCCATCTTCTTTTGTGCCTCGGTGAAAGATCAGTACCTGGAAGG CCAGAGAAAAAGGAAGGAACACTGAGGGAGCAGCTGGATGCTATTGCCCCTGCACTGCGTGAGATGAGGCTGAGGAAAGACGAGAGAGTTAAGCAGGTCAGGTCTGTTAAAGGGGAGATTCAGAAGATTTCAGCAGAAATCGCAGGAAGATCAACATATGAAGAGTCATCTACAAATATAAAGATAGACGACAACGATCTTTCTATAAAGAAACTGGAGGAGTATCAGAATGAACTCCATAGACTCCATGATGAGAAG AATGAAAGACTGCAGAAggttgaaatatatatatgcgCCATTCGAGATCTATCAGCAACCATGGAAACAGAAGCATCTATGATCATAACAAAGATTCATCCAAGCCTCAATGACCTCTATGGAATATCCAAAAACATCAGTGATGATATCTTAAAGAAGCTTAATGGCACTGTTGTGTCTCTTGAAGAGGAAAAACAGAACCGCCTTGAAAAG ATTCACCATCTTGGTAGAGCTTTATCGAACCTCTGGAATCTAATGGATGCATCTTATGAAGATCGTCAGAAGTTTTCTCACGTCATTGAGTTACTGTCATTCGAACCATCAGACGTGTGTGCTCCTGGAAGCATTACATCTGGCATAATTCAGCAG GCTGAGGCTGAAGTCAAGAGACTAGATCAACTGAAAGCAAGCAAAACCAAAGAACTTTTCCTCAAGAAACAAAAGGAGCTAGAGACTACATGCAACATATCACATATGGAAACTCCATCAACAGAAGTGGGAGATATAATAAACCTAGTAGACTCTG GTGAAATTGACCACGTTGAGCTTCTTAATGCCATGGATGAAAAGATAGCGAGAGCAAAGGAAGAAGCAGCAAGTAGGAAAGTAATAATTGAAAAAGTGGATAGGTGGATGTTAGCACGAGATGAAGAGCGCTGGCTAGAAGAATATGACCAG GACGAGAACCGGTACTCAGTTAGTAGAAATGCTCACCGGAACCTAAGGAGAGCGGAACGGGCACGCAAAGAAGTCAGCAAAATCACAG GACTAGTGGAATCAATATTGGTAAAGACTAAGAGCTGGGAAGAAGAAAGACAGAAGGTCTTCTTGTACAATGAG GAACCTCTTGTTGCAATGTTACAAGAATACAGTAATCTGAGGCAGGAAAAGGAGGTGGAGAAGCTAAGGCTCCGG gaaaagaagaagatcatTCCACCACCTGTAGCCCAGCAAGATAATTTTTATGTGGCAAGACCAGCTAGTAGCAATCGCCGTATCTCGAACCGAAGCATCAATGGTGGATACGGCAGTGCAAGTCCTTTAAACAGAAAACTTTCAAGAGGATTCAACAATAATACTAATTACACAGCTCTTGGCACATCTTtaagaagagagtcttcagtGATCATCAAAAACACATGGCCTTAG
- the LOC106418395 gene encoding ABC transporter B family member 13: MDSTEPSSNGNIQNEKDSKKKDYVSLMGLFGAADKLDCFLMILGGLGACTLGATLPLFFVFFGKMLDSIGNLSTDPKALSSRVSKNALDLVYLGLVTFLSAWIGVACWTQTGERQTARLRINYLKAVLAKDITFFDTEARDSNLIFHISSDAILVQDAIGDKTGHVLRYLSQFVAGFVVGFLSVWQLTLLTLAVVPLIAIAGGGYAIIMSTISEKSEAAYADAGKVAEEVISQVRTVYAFVGEEKAVNSYSNSLKKALKLCKRSGLAKGLGVGLTYSLLFCAWALLLWYASLLVRHGKTNGAKAFTTILNVIFSGFALGQAAPSISAISKGRVAAANIFRMIENNNLEGSERLDNGTTLQNVAGKIEFHQVSFAYPSRPNMVFENLSLTIPSGMTFAFVGPSGSGKSTIISMVQRFYEPNSGEILLDGNDIKRLKLSWLREQMGLVSQEPALFASTIASNILLGKENANMDQIIEAAKAANADSFIKSLPNGYNTQVGGGGTQLSGGQKQRIAIARAVLRNPKILLLDEATSALDAESEKIVQQALDNVMEKRTTLVVAHRLSTIRNVDKIVVLRNGQVVETGSHSELLSRGGDYASLVNVQETEPQENPRSIMSETGKSQAGSSSSRRASGSRRTSSFREVQEKTDKDSNGEDLSSSSTIWELIKLNAPEWPYALLGSIGAVLAGAQTPLFSMGIAYVLTAFYSPSPSVIKRDVEKVAIVFVGIAVVTAPIYLLQHYFYTLMGERLTSRVRLSLFSAILSNEIGWFDLDENNTGSLTSILAADATLVRSALADRLSTIVQNLSLTVTALAIAFYYSWRVAAVVTSCFPLLIAAALTEQLFLKGFGGDYTRAYSRATSVAREAIENIRTVASFGAEKQISEQFACELSKPTKSAFLRGHISGIGYGFSQFLAFCSYALGLWYVSVLIKHKETNFSDSIKAFMVLIVTAFSVAETLALTPDIVKGTQALGSVFRVLHRETEIPPDHPNSRLVTQIKGDLEFRNVSFAYPARLDIPIFQNLNLRVSAGKSLAVVGPSGSGKSTVIGLIMRFYDADKGNLCIDGKDIKTLNLRSLRKKLALVQQEPALFSTTIHENIKYGNENASEAEIIEAAKAANAHEFIGRMEEGYKTHVGEKGVQLSGGQKQRVAIARAVLKDPSVLLLDEATSALDTTSEKLVQEALDKLMKGRTTVLVAHRLSTIRKADTIAVLHKGRVVEKGSHRELVSISNGHYKQLTSLQEVV, translated from the exons CTATGTTTCATtgatgggtttgtttggagcaGCAGATAAACTTGATTGCTTTCTGATGATTCTAGGCGGTTTAGGTGCGTGTACTCTTGGTGCTACGCTTCctctcttctttgtcttcttcggGAAAATGCTAGACTCTATTGGCAATCTATCTACAGATCCTAAAGCCCTATCTTCCCGCGTTTCAAAG aaTGCTCTAGACTTGGTCTACTTAGGACTGGTCACTTTTCTATCAGCCTGGATTG GAGTTGCTTGTTGGACGCAAACAGGAGAAAGACAAACAGCTAGATTGCGCATAAACTATCTCAAAGCAGTCTTAGCAAAAGACATTACTTTCTTTGATACAGAAGCTAGAGATTCAAATCTCATTTTCCACATCTCAAGTGATGCTATATTGGTTCAAGATGCAATTGGTGATAAG ACAGGCCATGTATTGCGGTATCTATCTCAGTTCGTAGCCGGATTCGTGGTAGGTTTTTTGTCGGTATGGCAACTAACGCTGCTCACGTTAGCAGTGGTTCCATTGATAGCAATTGCAGGTGGAGGGTACGCTATAATCATGTCTACAATCTCAGAGAAGAGTGAAGCTGCTTATGCTGATGCAGGCAAAGTAGCTGAAGAG GTTATTTCACAGGTGAGAACAGTGTATGCATTTGTAGGAGAAGAGAAAGCTGTAAACTCTTACTCAAACTCTCTCAAGAAAGCTCTGAAACTCTGTAAAAGAAGCGGTCTTGCTAAAGGCTTAGGAGTTGGATTAACATATAGCCTCTTATTTTGTGCTTGGGCTTTGCTTTTGTGGTACGCTAGTCTTCTTGTTCGCCACGGCAAAACCAACGGCGCAAAAGCCTTCACAACGATCCTCAATGTCATTTTTAGCGGATT CGCCTTAGGTCAAGCTGCGCCTAGCATATCAGCTATATCCAAAGGCAGAGTTGCTGCTGCAAATATATTCAGAATGATAGAGAACAACAATCTTGAAGGTTCTGAAAGATTAGACAACGGAACAACTTTGCAAAATGTAGCTGGGAAGATTGAGTTTCATCAAGTGTCTTTCGCTTATCCTTCAAGACCAAACATGGTGTTTGAGAATCTTAGCTTAACTATACCTTCAGGCATGACTTTTGCATTTGTCGGTCCAAGTGGCTCAGGGAAAAGCACAATCATATCAATGGTTCAACGTTTCTATGAACCAAACTCAGGGGAGATTCTCTTGGATGGGAATGACATCAAGAGATTGAAGCTGAGCTGGTTGAGAGAACAGATGGGTTTAGTAAGCCAAGAACCAGCATTATTCGCCTCAACCATAGCTTCCAATATTCTTCTTGGAAAAGAGAATGCTAATATGGATCAGATCATTGAAGCTGCTAAAGCAGCCAACGCAGATTCTTTCATTAAATCATTACCTAATGGTTATAATACTCAG gttggaggaggaggaactCAGCTCTCAGGAGGACAGAAGCAGAGGATTGCAATTGCTCGAGCGGTACTAAGGAATCCAAAGATACTACTCTTAGATGAAGCAACAAGCGCTCTTGATGCTGAGTCAGAGAAGATTGTACAGCAAGCACTTGACAATGTTATGGAAAAAAGAACAACACTAGTAGTTGCTCATAGATTATCCACCATCCGTAATGTGGACAAGATTGTTGTATTGAGAAATGGTCAGGTTGTGGAAACTGGCAGCCACTCAGAACTACTTTCAAGAGGAGGAGATTACGCATCTCTTGTCAATGTCCAAGAGACAGAACCTCAAGAAAACCCTAGATCAATTATGTCGGAAACTGGAAAATCTCAAGCTGGTTCTTCTAGTTCAAGAAGAGCTTCTGGCTCAAGAAGGACTTCAAGCTTCAGGGAAGTCCAAGAGAAGACTGATAAAGACTCTAATGGAGAAGATTTAAGCTCATCTTCAACGATATGGGAACTGATAAAGCTGAATGCTCCAGAGTGGCCTTATGCGTTACTTGGATCAATTGGTGCAGTTCTTGCTGGTGCACAAACTCCATTGTTCTCCATGGGGATTGCTTATGTCTTAACCGCGTTTTATTCGCCCTCTCCTAGTGTGATCAAACGTGATGTCGAAAAGGTAGCTATTGTCTTTGTTGGTATTGCAGTTGTAACAGCTCCTATCTATCTCCTTCAGCATTACTTCTACACACTTATGGGAGAGCGTCTTACCTCTAGGGTTCGCTTATCCTTGTTCTCAG CGATTCTTTCAAATGAGATTGGATGGTTTGATTTAGATGAGAACAACACTGGCTCACTCACTTCAATCTTGGCTGCTGATGCTACTTTGGTGAGGAGTGCTCTAGCAGATCGCCTCTCAACAATAGTCCAAAACCTGTCTCTTACAGTGACAGCATTAGCAATAGCTTTTTACTACAGTTGGCGTGTCGCAGCTGTAGTAACTTCTTGTTTCCCTCTTCTCATTGCCGCTGCACTTACCGAG CAACTGTTTCTAAAAGGCTTTGGGGGAGATTACACAAGGGCTTACTCTAGAGCAACTTCAGTGGCGCGTGAAGCGATTGAGAATATAAGAACTGTGGCTTCCTTTGGTGCTGAGAAGCAGATCTCGGAGCAGTTTGCTTGTGAGCTAAGCAAACCCACCAAGAGTGCCTTTCTCAGAGGCCATATCTCTGGAATTGGATATGGTTTTTCACAGTTTCTCGCCTTCTGTTCCTACGCTCTTGGTCTCTGGTACGTCTCGGTTTTGATTAAGCACAAGGAGACTAATTTTTCGGATAGTATCAAAGCTTTCATGGTATTGATCGTCACGGCTTTCTCAGTAGCGGAAACGCTTGCTTTGACACCAGATATCGTGAAGGGCACGCAAGCACTCGGGTCGGTTTTTAGGGTTTTGCATAGAGAGACTGAGATACCTCCAGACCACCCTAACTCGAGATTGGTAACTCAGATCAAAggagatttagagtttagaaacGTGAGCTTTGCGTATCCCGCAAGACTTGATATCCCCATTTtccaaaacctaaacctaaGAGTCTCAGCCGGGAAGAGTCTTGCGGTCGTGGGACCAAGTGGTTCGGGGAAGAGCACGGTGATCGGTCTGATCATGAGATTCTACGATGCGGACAAGGGCAATCTCTGCATCGATGGGAAAGAtataaaaaccctaaacctacgTAGCTTGCGGAAGAAGCTAGCGTTAGTCCAGCAAGAACCAGCTCTGTTTTCAACAACCATACACGAGAACATCAAGTACGGGAACGAGAACGCATCGGAGGCGGAGATAATCGAAGCCGCGAAAGCTGCGAACGCGCACGAGTTCATAGGCAGGATGGAAGAAGGGTACAAGACGCACGTGGGTGAAAAGGGAGTGCAGTTATCAGGTGGTCAGAAACAGAGAGTGGCTATAGCGAGGGCTGTTCTAAAGGATCCTTCAGTGCTTCTTCTTGATGAGGCAACGAGTGCTTTGGACACGACCTCGGAGAAACTGGTCCAAGAGGCGCTAGACAAGCTTATGAAGGGACGAACGACGGTGCTTGTGGCTCATAGGCTCTCGACCATAAGAAAAGCAGACACGATCGCTGTTTTGCATAAAGGAAGAGTTGTGGAGAAGGGAAGTCATAGAGAGCTTGTTTCCATATCTAATGGACATTATAAGCAATTGACAAGTCTTCAAGAAGTGGTATGA